In Toxoplasma gondii ME49 chromosome VIII, whole genome shotgun sequence, a single genomic region encodes these proteins:
- a CDS encoding hypothetical protein (encoded by transcript TGME49_230130), translating into MSKWFLNSNTPKSHALSLFIVVRTRQSEPQRELRPQMSASVGKKSPPVSLRGSFVSQVPKGFRIMHNIQPRLPKVMPCIVLEGGPEAASAGHSGKSVSSPLHPQEERLLVAGLTECTLISKIALKGLNALNRTGRTESQVAASTCRT; encoded by the exons CGCCCAAGTCGCATGCACTCAGTCTTTTCATCGTCGTACGAACACGCCAAAGTGAACCCCAACGAGAGTTGAGGCCGCAGATGAGTGCGTCCGTTGGCAAGAAAAGCCCCCCAGTGTCTCTCAGAGGAAGTTTCGTATCCCAG GTACCAAAAGGCTTCCGGATCATGCATAACATCCAGCCACGGCTGCCGAAG GTTATGCCGTGCATCGTGCTTGAAGGTGGTCCTGAAGCGGCATCAGCCGGCCACTCTGGGAagagcgtctcctcgcccttgCATCCACAAGAAGAGCGGCTCCTTGTCGCTGGCCTCACAGAATGTACTCTAATCAGCAAGATCGCACTGAAGGGTCTCAATGCTTTGAATAGAACAGGTCGGACAGAAAGCCAGGTCGCAGCTAGCACGTGCCGCACTTAG
- a CDS encoding Kinesin-associated protein (encoded by transcript TGME49_230135), protein MVKRGIIPLLVDSLNRKQRDLVHVCISFLWKLSVMNKNKDEIVKCGFLSKATHLLQTFLEKTSCTAPTITVLLKTLYNLSFDPAIAADMVDCGILSRVADLVAIPAVRPAAIRVLYQLTIEARGSSLLTFHKSGIPLLLDIAAATPKDACINE, encoded by the exons ATGGTCAAGCGGGGGATCATACCGCTGCTTGTGGATTCGCTGAACCGGAAGCAACGCGACCTCGTGCATGTTTGTATCTCCTTCCTCTGGAAGCTTAGCGTTATGAATAAGAACAAGGACGAAATTGTCAAATGCG GGTTTCTATCGAAGGCGACACACCTTCTTCAGACGTTCTTGGAAAAAACCAGTTGTACGGCACCCACGATTACGGTCCTTCTCAAGACACTTTACAACTTGAGCTTCGACCCAGCAATCGCCGCCGATATGGTGGACTGCGGCATCTTATCTCGCGTGGCAGACCTGGTGGCGATTCCAGCTGTGAGGCCG GCTGCAATACGCGTCCTCTACCAGCTAACAATTGAAGCTCGAGGAAGCTCGCTGCTCACGTTCCACAAGTCCGGCATCCCACTGTTGCTGGACATCGCCGCCGCAACGCCAAAGGACGCCTGCATAAACGAGTGA